The Malus sylvestris chromosome 3, drMalSylv7.2, whole genome shotgun sequence genomic sequence TTTGAGATATGCCATATTTGTCAAGAAAATCATGAAAATTATTGCTTTTATACTCTCCTTCTTCATCACACTGGATATTTTTTATGGAACGCTGAAACATGTTTTCAACCgttgttttaaatttaataaatatttgAAACATTTCAGACTTATTTTTCATAGGAAAAATCCAAGAATACCTTAAAGAATCATCAACCAACAATAAATAATAGCGACATCCTTCAATTGAAACAATAGGTGAACACTAAAGGTCGAAATGCAAATGTTCTAAAGGAAATTGCCAAACAAACTCTGAAACATTAAAAGGCAACTTGGTACTCTTGCCTAACGGACACGAATGACAAAAACTTACATCAGAGGTGCCACTAATTGGCAtttgtttatttgaaattaaaaatcttGTTATTTTAGACGCAGAATGGCCAAGACGGGCATGCCACTTCTATACAGACACTCGAACGTCTACAAATGTTGAAAATGGATGTTTGGATGATCCACCACCATTTGGAAATAGGTATAACCCATTCTCACACCTCCCTCGGAAAAGTGTCCTTCGGGTTTTGAGGTTCTTAACAAGAAAAAAACATGGGAAAATTAGGATATAACAATGGTTGTCAAGGGTAAATTTATGGGTTGAAATCAAACTTGTTGAGGCCGAAGGACAATGTAATATATTATTCAGGTTAAATGAGCAAGAATCAGTCATAATTGTATTTGAACCAAAATATGCAATAGAGAGTCCAATATCCCATTATACTCATCGGAATTGACAAGATTCGGAAGTTCATGAGTAATATATGCTTCTGCCCTAATATCAAATAACCAGAACCCATTTTATTGACGATTGAGTGTGATCGAAGAAGAAGCCATAGCGGTGATGCGCTTCCCTGGGATACAACCTTCGTAGGCTGCATTTATACCCTGATAGCAGTCTAGGGTTGGATGTCCTTCTTTTCCATAGATTTGACAAATGATACGAACAGCTCTAGAAAATAACCTTTCTCCAGGCAGTTATCGTTAACTATTGTTGTGGGGAGCATACCGTCGCTGATTCACAGGAACGCTTGAACGGATGCTTACCCAGCTAGGGCAAAGTTGTCAGAAATCGAATTCATTTTATCAAGAAAATCAGCAAATGAAAGGTCACTTTTTTGGTTTGCAACAGTTCGTTGCATAGGAGGAGGATTCCATTATGAGAAGATGATACATAACGCTGCTCTAAAGCTTCCCAGGTTACACGCGAAGTGCGCTTGCTCGCCACCGTTGACAGTACAGAGGCGGTGAGGAAACCATTGATCTAACTGAGGATCATTTGGTCCTGTTGCATCTAGGTAGTGTATGCCGAATTGACTATTGTGTTTCCAGAAAGGTGTTTGGGAGGAAAAACACAAGAGCCATCTACATACCCCATTAAGTCACGGCTCCTCAGGATAGGGAGTATTTAGGCCAACCATAAAGGATAGTTGGTCCTGTCAAGTTTAATGTTAACAATGGTGGTCATGGCTGAGGAAAATGGATTGGTTGCAGGTGGAGGAGGGGGGTTAGTGGTAGTGGTGGTGTTGTTGTTTGTATCAGACGACATTGTTGAAGGTagtgggcaaaaaaaaaaaattggatcgTTGTCGTTGGTTTCAGAAAGCTTTGTGTACCATGTACAAACTAAGAACTCTGAATGTTGTAAAATATGTAGCTAGGTTTTTCAGTCAATTTCATACCCCGTCAAGCTTGGATTGAATGTAATTATAATATACTGAAGATTACATTCAGGGTTTCAAACCTCTATTTACATGGAAGGTTTGAAATTCAAATATACAATCAGAGCGCTTAAGAATATTGACAAAGTCCTTCACCTAACCAACTGTTTAGAGATAAGAATTACAAAGAGAATAAAAGACTCAAACATATTTGACTCCAATGGACTGAGGATTTGATCTAACAACTGCCTGAATTTGACAAAAGAATGGCTTAGATCATTTCATCTTGATGTAGGATGCATCAGTGTCATCAACTTTTCTGATGGCCCTACCAGAAGATGGGTGATTTGGTGCATAAACTATACTGCTCATTTAGGGAGATGGTCAATCCCCATCACCAGATCAATAGTTGACGATGAAGAGTTTAAATGTGAATATTTGTAAGTATTAATCAGCTGGAAATGATTCATCTAGTGACAAAGTATGTAGGTGTAAACAAAAACCAATAATGTTTTGGAGACTGCACGAGGAAGCCAATTGGTATTTTTAAGCGCATGTTGAGAGGCTAGAGAATTATAAACAAAGAGTTGTGTTGTCTTATTCGATAACAACATGATAGATAGTCATCGAGTATTATGATGTTTAGATTCATAGATGAGCATGTCACATGGCAATTGGTTTTTTGGAGAGTTCCCTACTCTACTAACGCTATCATTAGGTTATAGGCGAATAGACGTAGTTTTTTCACTAGAGTAAACTACCTTCATTTATATGCTAATCAGGGTCGTCTTTGAGATTTTAGGGGCCCTGTGCCAAATTTATAAAAGGGGCCCTTCTTAAGacaaccttaaaaaaaaaatttgaacaaagTATTGATGCTAAAAAGCAATATCGAaacaaactttaaaactcaaactaaTCATTGGTTTCTAAATATCATTAAATGTAGAGAAAGGTACAAAAATAACCATATTATTAAATAATCAACAATTAGTTCAATCTTAAGAAACCaaataaacaaaacttaaaaaagtCTAGCATTAAAGTTTCACTTAAAGATGCTTCTTCGTGCATTCTTTGCTGCAAAATCATCAATTAAACCTTCATaatcaattttctctaaaaaaccACTTTCAATCGATATCAAAGCAAGTCCATTTAACCTTTCCTGCAACATGGTTGATCGCAAGTATGATTTTAATAACTTTAACTTTGAGAAACTTCTTTCCACAGATGCAATGGTAACAGGTACAGTCAACAAAATTCTGTACGCAATGCTTGCAGTCGGGAAACAATGCATCCTCTTCAAATAGTTCAATATGTCAATGGATGTCTTCATTTCTTTCGGAAAACGCTCTtgtaaaagcttcaactctacaAATAATGCATCCCCATCAACATCAACGAACGCACCTTTCTTGAGAAAGTTTTGAAGACGGTCACAACAATCTTTCAATTTATCATTGTCCATCGAATTCAATCTTTCTAAAGTGAACAAAAACCTAAATATATCATCATATGCTCTATATTCTTCAAACCTTCTTTTCAATGAACCAATAGCTTGATCTATTATATATAAGAAGTATTGAACCCTAAAAGATTCATCCTCTGATTGTTCAGTTGATTGGGATGATTCATCATCACTCTCATCAAAGTGTCTTTTTCTACGAACGTGACGCTTTTCCGGAAACACGGAATCAATTTCCATTTCAATAGCAAGTTTTTGAGCATAAATCATGGCCTCTGCAAACCTAGTTTCTCTGTACTTTTCAAAATAAGCAATCAATCCTTGCACTTGTTCTATAGCAACATCATACGCATGTCTTTAGATTGCAAGTCCTTGCTAACCTCATTAATAGCAGCCAATACTTCGTACCAAATAGTCATGCccaataaaaactcaaaattcccAATTTCATATGTTGCCAAAGATTTAGCTACACTTCTTGTTACTAAGTCATTATCACTTTTTGCTAGTTGGAGtaaatctttttttatttgtacagGTTGAGATTGAATTGCTTTAACACTCGCAACACGGCTTTCCCATCGTGTGGCCGATAATGATTTGAGAGTTAGtccttttatattttctttcagAATTTGCCATCATTTTGGAGAATTAGCGAATAAGTTGTAAATACATTGTACTATTCCAAAAAGTCTTTAGCTTTGCCACAAGAGTTTGCCATATCACAAAGTGTTAAGTTGAGACTATGGCAACCGCATGGAGTGTACATTGCCCTAGGATTTATATCCAAAAGCCTCTTCTGTACACCTTGGTGTCTCCCTCTCATATTTGATCCATTATCATATCCTTGCCCCCTCACATCATCAATATCAAGATCAAGAGCTTTTAATACATTATGTAACTCTTCAAACAATCCTTGTTCGAATGTGTTATTCACATTCAGATACTGCAAAAAATATTCTTCTACTTTTACTGGAGTACTATTCACATCCACACATCTTAAGATCAAAGTCATATGTTCTTGGTGGCTAATATCAGGAGTACAATCAAGTATCACAATAAAAGATTTAGcttcttttattttctgaatGATTGCAGCTTTGATTTCACAAGATATCAACAATATTAATTCATTATGGATGGTATGACTAAGATAATGGTAAGAAATCTCATTTTTTTAAAAGTGTTGAAATGTTTCTTTATCAGTGGATCAGATTCATCCATCATTTGAACAAAGCCCATAAAATTTCCATTGCTTTCTTCATAAAGCGTATTGTTCATTCCACGAAATGCCAAAGTGCATTTAGCTAGATATTTCACAATGGAAATCAACATTTGTAGTAACTCCCTCCAatgctctttttctttcttgatttgGTCTTGCACAACTTTGTcaattgtttcatttttttttccaatctaAGATGCAAATCAATCCAAGTGGTCATGTTCAAGATATGATCAGAATTGATTTCATGCTCTTTAAGCCTCACATTGAGATGTGTCCAATCTTTGTAGCCTTTATTTGCTAATTGACCTTTGAGAGGCCCTTTCTTGAACAATTTCCAACAAAAACAGAACAGTTTATCAATATCTTTTGAATACACTAGCCAATCTCTATCATGTTTCTCTCCATTGGACAAATATCGAGTGTAAAATGCTGCATTAAAACGCCTATTAAACTGATCTTTAGGACCTTTCTTAATTGATAGATCTCTTACAGAACCTTTTTTTGCTAACAAATCAATCCATTTGGGATCAAGACTATCCCAAATTTGAGGATCATAAATGGACTCACTCGGTTGTCCAGAGGGAATGGACTTACTCGGTTGTCCAGTGAAGGCATTAGGAGCATCCTCATAATTATCATTCTCTTCAAGAATatcatcaatttcatcatggcCCAAATCATCAACTAATTTCTCATTGTCAATGTGCTGTTCATTAACTAAATCATCCACTGAACTTTGTGGttctttttctttaacaaaaaaaccttTCAATAGCTCCTTTTGGAGACTGAGTCAATTGTTCaacccttctttttctttgacgcTTCAAGTAGCCAGATGGATATTTTCTAGTAGGTGTCATCTTTTATATCTCAAACAAGATCACAATTAAATTATAATAGGTATGAACAATAAAACATGATAGTACGCAATGCGTTTGCGTCTAGTATTTTTTGCGATTGCTCCCTCTTGTTGTGATGATTACTTGATTAATTTCTATGAGTTTTGCCCTGAAaagtatacaacaacaacaaagccttttcccactaagtggggtcggctatatgaatcctagaacgtcattgcgctcggttttgtgtcatgtcatccgttagatccaagtactctaagtcttttcttagggtctcttccaaagttttcctaggttttcctctaccccttcggccttgaacctctatcccgtagtcacatcttcgaaccggagcattagtaggccttctttgcacatgtccaaacccattttgtgtacgtgttgatgcttcactgcccaacattctgtgccatacagtatcgccggccttattgccatcctataaaattttcccttgaactTTAGTGgtctacgacggtcacacaacacgccggatgtactcttccacttcatccattcagcttgtattctatggttgagatatccatctaattctccgttcttttgtaagatagatcctaggtagcgaaaacggtcgctctttggtatttcctgatctccgatccttacccctaactcattttggcctccatttgcactaaacttgcactccatataaaagaaaaaaattcattatAGATGAGAAATAtctaaattttcaaattccaacttcatatacttaaatttataaattactTACTTTAATCGAAGTCTGCATCACTTTGATCACTTGAATTGTCTTtgtaatttgaaaatttcaattcaattgGATGAAATTATGAACTAGGGTTTAGTGgtttgtggggggggggggggaggcaGTGGAGAGAGAACTCGGACGCAATGGGAAGGATGAGGcgtcagagaaaaaaaaaagactcttGAGTCTCTGATTAGACTTTAGCgtgaaaaataaggaaaaaagtGAGatatgttgtaaacattcctagtttaagtatgattgtgtaaatcctagataagatttgattctagttatcctttcctattacaacttgtattacttggaggagaaggaatatcttctctccctttactactataaataaaggcacaatgtaggagggataacaacacacacattcccctacaattctacaaacacacctctctctcctctctctctctgccgccggccctagtccctctgtcagataaaatagaccacaacacgttatcagcacgctcttcacGCTGTGCTTAGAAGAatttaaagagaatttattcgtctacaatcaggggagtattacgtttcaattatttttaattgattaaatcttgattttattgaattcatatattgttattgattcaatttatttttcttcttatgttgaacgtgatacaagcttgaagatgaaagccgaaattgaagaaataatttttctgcatcaaaccagttcatctatatcatcacgcaatcaggttctttctaaacaacggcttttaactcgatattttgcaagccctgatagcatgaacattcaccatgatgcatgacccaactttacgttttacgtattttagattctacataaattgtgtatgcttcataatcaaaattgctacaattatgtgaatttgatatttgtcatgaattgaatcctacatatgtacatgcattgaaactattatttgcatatgcatcaacgtaaatatgtgattcattaaaattatacatgcatataatataattgaatacaaaaaaaaaaaaaaaaaaaaaaaaaaaccgtgggcctgtaatcccacccgagggttcttggcctatatttttaggccccgagattttattatttaattttttttaaataatatgggtttttatattttcacccacattttaatttggccccgaagaccaaaaataaattaattcacttatcattatacaatatttctgcatatattctttgcatatttgtttgcatatatatttgtgtttacctgcaggaatatatgaacctgaagttcataattactttgaaacccgaagtttcttatacacatgccttgttagaaaacccgaagttttcacttaaatatatcacccatgaaaacccgaagtttttcatgcaaaattaaaccaatacatgtctattagaacctgtatgttctactcctatgtgaatggattgatttttctccattacactaaccacatcttgtccatctattttgtgataggaacatgtcgaatttgaacaaactcgacttcaccgctttggaggtttctggaaggaactacctcaagtgggttcaagatgtgaagctccacctcactgcaaagaacttgcgtcctgctattgaagaagcaacagataaacctgttggcgaggctgaaaaagccactgctatgatcttcatccgaagacatatccatgacgctctacaaactgagtaccttgctgaggaggatccacgtgcattatgggtcgctttggctgatcgtttcgatcaccaaaaggacatattcttgcctgaagcaagacacgactggcagcacttgcgcttccaagactttaagtctgtgaatgaatataattctgaagtttgtcgaatccgatcacttctcaagttttgcaatgaaactttgactgaagaggatctcctggagaagacctactcgaccttctctgcttctaatattgtcctgcagcaacaatatagagctcagacgttcactaagttctcggatttgatctctgttttacttcttgctgaaaagcagaaccagctgttgatgaagaatcatcaagctcgacctactggggctactgctgtgcctgaagcacattatagcactaatcagcacccaaaacgccaaaagaggcgtggtaagggcggccagaagccatcccaccaaggtcaacagagccaaggcccatccaagggaggaaacaaagcccagaagcgcccaaacctcgctcccaaggccccgaacttcaagaataagggcaaagcacctgccacaatgaatgacgatatgtgttatcgttgtggttccaaggaccattggtcccgtatttgccgtgctcccaagaaggt encodes the following:
- the LOC126616998 gene encoding uncharacterized protein LOC126616998 → MIYAQKLAIEMEIDSVFPEKRHVRRKRHFDESDDESSQSTEQSEDESFRVQYFLYIIDQAIGSLKRRFEEYRAYDDIFRFLFTLERLNSMDNDKLKDCCDRLQNFLKKGAFVDVDGDALFVELKLLQERFPKEMKTSIDILNYLKRMHCFPTASIAYRILLTVPVTIASVERSFSKLKLLKSYLRSTMLQERLNGLALISIESGFLEKIDYEGLIDDFAAKNARRSIFK
- the LOC126616365 gene encoding uncharacterized protein LOC126616365, giving the protein MSNLNKLDFTALEVSGRNYLKWVQDVKLHLTAKNLRPAIEEATDKPVGEAEKATAMIFIRRHIHDALQTEYLAEEDPRALWVALADRFDHQKDIFLPEARHDWQHLRFQDFKSVNEYNSEVCRIRSLLKFCNETLTEEDLLEKTYSTFSASNIVLQQQYRAQTFTKFSDLISVLLLAEKQNQLLMKNHQARPTGATAVPEAHYSTNQHPKRQKRRGKGGQKPSHQGQQSQGPSKGGNKAQKRPNLAPKAPNFKNKGKAPATMNDDMCYRCGSKDHWSRICRAPKKVVDAYHSRRTKFESNFLQVDEPETTKMEVSDFQEDTTPMED